One stretch of Cedecea neteri DNA includes these proteins:
- the thrS gene encoding threonine--tRNA ligase, with translation MPVITLPDGSQRHYDKPVSPMDVALDIGPGLAKACIAGRVDGELVDASDIIENDAKLAIITAKDEAGLEILRHSCAHLLGHAIKQLWPHTKMAIGPVIDNGFYYDVDLDHTLTQEDLELLEKRMHELAEKDYDVIKKKVSWQEARETFVNRGESYKVAILDENISHDDKPGLYHHEEYVDMCRGPHVPNMRFCHHFKLQKTSGAYWRGDSSNKMLQRIYGTAWADKKQLNAYLQRLEEASKRDHRKIGKQLDLYHMQEEAPGMVFWHNDGWTIFRELEVFVRSKLKEYQYQEVKGPFMMDRVLWEKTGHWDNYKDAMFTTSSENREYCIKPMNCPGHVQIFNQGLKSYRDLPLRMAEFGSCHRNEPSGALHGLMRVRGFTQDDAHVFCTEEQVRDEVDSCIRMVYDMYSTFGFEKIVVKLSTRPEKRIGSDEMWDRAEADLAVALQENNIPFDYQPGEGAFYGPKIEFTLYDCLDRAWQCGTVQLDFSLPTRLNASYIGENNERLVPVMIHRAILGSMERFIGILTEEFAGFFPTWLAPVQAVVMNITDGQAEYVNELTRKLQNAGIRVKADLRNEKIGFKIREHTLRRVPYMLVCGDKEVEAGKVAVRTRRGKDLGSMDVNELIEKLQQEIRSRNLHQLEE, from the coding sequence ATGCCTGTTATTACTCTTCCTGATGGCAGCCAACGCCATTACGACAAACCCGTTAGCCCGATGGATGTTGCGCTGGATATTGGTCCAGGTCTTGCCAAAGCGTGTATCGCTGGCCGCGTAGACGGTGAACTGGTTGATGCTTCCGATATTATCGAAAACGATGCGAAGCTTGCGATAATCACCGCCAAAGACGAAGCGGGTCTGGAAATTCTTCGCCACTCCTGTGCTCACCTGCTGGGTCATGCTATCAAGCAGCTGTGGCCCCACACCAAAATGGCGATTGGCCCGGTTATTGACAACGGTTTCTACTACGACGTCGACCTGGACCACACCCTGACGCAGGAAGATCTTGAGCTGCTCGAAAAGCGTATGCACGAGCTGGCTGAGAAAGATTACGACGTTATCAAGAAGAAGGTGAGCTGGCAGGAAGCGCGTGAGACTTTCGTCAACCGCGGTGAAAGCTATAAAGTCGCCATTCTTGACGAAAACATCAGCCATGATGACAAACCAGGTTTGTATCATCATGAAGAATACGTGGATATGTGCCGCGGGCCACACGTACCGAATATGCGTTTCTGCCATCACTTCAAGCTGCAGAAAACCTCCGGTGCTTACTGGCGCGGTGACAGCAGCAACAAAATGCTGCAGCGTATCTACGGCACCGCCTGGGCAGACAAAAAGCAGTTGAATGCTTATCTGCAGCGCCTGGAAGAAGCTTCCAAGCGTGACCACCGTAAAATCGGCAAGCAGCTTGACCTGTACCATATGCAGGAAGAAGCGCCGGGTATGGTGTTCTGGCACAACGACGGCTGGACAATCTTCCGCGAGCTGGAAGTGTTCGTGCGCTCCAAGCTGAAAGAGTACCAGTATCAGGAAGTGAAAGGTCCGTTCATGATGGACCGCGTGCTGTGGGAAAAAACCGGGCACTGGGACAACTACAAAGATGCGATGTTCACCACCTCTTCCGAGAACCGTGAATACTGCATCAAGCCGATGAACTGCCCGGGTCACGTGCAGATCTTCAACCAGGGTCTGAAATCCTACCGCGACCTGCCGCTGCGCATGGCCGAATTCGGTAGCTGCCACCGTAACGAACCGTCGGGCGCGCTGCATGGCCTGATGCGTGTACGTGGATTTACTCAGGACGATGCTCACGTCTTCTGTACTGAAGAGCAGGTTCGCGATGAAGTCGATAGCTGCATTCGTATGGTGTACGACATGTACAGCACCTTCGGTTTCGAAAAAATCGTGGTGAAGCTGTCTACCCGTCCGGAAAAGCGCATTGGTAGCGACGAAATGTGGGATCGCGCGGAAGCGGATCTGGCCGTTGCGCTGCAGGAAAACAATATCCCGTTTGACTATCAGCCGGGTGAGGGTGCATTCTACGGCCCTAAAATTGAGTTCACGCTGTATGACTGCCTGGATCGTGCGTGGCAGTGTGGTACCGTTCAGCTTGACTTCTCCCTGCCAACCCGCTTGAACGCCTCCTATATTGGCGAAAATAACGAGCGTTTGGTGCCGGTAATGATTCACCGCGCCATTTTAGGCTCAATGGAACGCTTTATCGGTATTCTGACCGAAGAGTTTGCTGGGTTCTTCCCAACATGGCTTGCTCCGGTACAGGCGGTGGTGATGAATATCACTGACGGCCAGGCAGAATACGTTAACGAATTGACTCGTAAACTTCAAAATGCGGGCATTCGCGTAAAAGCAGACTTGAGAAATGAGAAGATAGGCTTTAAAATCCGTGAACACACGTTACGTCGTGTCCCTTATATGCTGGTTTGTGGCGATAAAGAGGTCGAAGCAGGCAAAGTTGCCGTTCGTACCCGCCGCGGCAAAGACCTGGGGAGCATGGACGTCAACGAATTGATTGAAAAGCTGCAGCAAGAGATTCGCAGCCGCAATCTTCATCAACTGGAGGAATAA
- the rpmI gene encoding 50S ribosomal protein L35, whose product MPKIKTVRGAAKRFKKTAGGGFKRKHANLRHILTKKSTKRKRHLRPKGMVSKGDLGLVVACLPYA is encoded by the coding sequence ATGCCAAAGATCAAAACAGTACGCGGCGCCGCTAAGCGCTTCAAAAAGACCGCCGGTGGCGGTTTTAAGCGCAAGCACGCTAACCTGCGTCACATTCTGACTAAAAAGTCTACCAAACGTAAACGTCATCTGCGTCCGAAAGGCATGGTCTCCAAAGGGGATCTGGGCCTGGTTGTCGCTTGTCTGCCGTACGCATAA
- a CDS encoding L-cystine transporter, with protein MNFPLVANIVVFVVLLLLLAQTRHKQWSLAKKVLAGLVLGVIFGLVLHTIYGSDSVVLKDSIQWFNVVGNGYVQLLQMIVMPLVFASILSAVAKLHNASSLGKISILSIGTLLFTTLIAALVGVLVTNLFGLTAEGLVQGNAENARLAAIQSNYIGKVADLTVPQLILSFVPKNPFADLTGANPTSIISVVIFAAFLGVAALKLLKDDAPKGERVLVAIDTLQSWVMKLVRLVMQLTPYGVLALMTKVVAGSNLQDIIKLGSFVVASYLGLAIMFGVHAILLAFNGVSPVKYFRKVWPVLTFAFTSRSSAASIPLNVEAQTRRLGVPESIASFSASFGATIGQNGCAGLYPAMLAVMVAPTVGINPLDPVWIATLVGIVTVSSAGVAGVGGGATFAALIVLPAMGLPVTLVALLISVEPLIDMGRTALNVSGSMTAGTITSQLMKQTDKEILNSEEEVELAHR; from the coding sequence ATGAATTTTCCACTGGTAGCGAACATCGTGGTGTTCGTCGTATTGCTATTGCTGCTGGCGCAAACCCGCCATAAACAATGGAGCCTCGCCAAAAAAGTATTGGCGGGTCTGGTACTGGGCGTCATTTTCGGTCTGGTACTGCACACAATTTATGGCTCCGACAGCGTGGTGCTGAAAGATTCCATTCAGTGGTTTAACGTGGTCGGCAACGGCTATGTACAGCTGCTGCAAATGATCGTTATGCCGCTGGTCTTCGCCTCTATTCTGAGCGCCGTGGCTAAACTGCACAACGCCTCTTCGCTGGGGAAAATCAGCATTCTGTCCATCGGTACGCTGCTGTTCACCACGCTGATTGCCGCGCTGGTCGGGGTACTGGTCACCAACCTGTTCGGTCTGACCGCAGAAGGTCTGGTTCAGGGCAATGCGGAAAACGCGCGTCTGGCGGCGATTCAATCCAACTACATTGGTAAAGTCGCAGACCTGACCGTACCGCAGCTGATCCTCTCCTTCGTACCGAAGAACCCGTTCGCCGATCTGACCGGGGCAAACCCAACGTCTATCATCAGCGTGGTTATCTTCGCCGCCTTCCTGGGCGTCGCGGCGCTGAAACTGCTGAAAGACGATGCGCCGAAAGGCGAGCGTGTTCTGGTTGCTATTGACACCCTGCAAAGCTGGGTGATGAAGCTGGTTCGCCTGGTTATGCAGCTGACGCCATACGGCGTGCTGGCGCTGATGACCAAAGTGGTTGCGGGCTCAAACCTGCAGGACATCATCAAGCTGGGCAGCTTCGTGGTGGCGTCTTACCTTGGCCTGGCGATTATGTTTGGCGTCCACGCTATTCTGCTGGCGTTCAACGGCGTTAGCCCGGTGAAATACTTCCGCAAAGTCTGGCCGGTACTGACCTTCGCGTTTACCAGCCGCTCCAGCGCAGCAAGTATTCCGCTGAACGTCGAAGCGCAAACCCGCCGTCTTGGCGTGCCTGAGTCTATCGCCAGCTTCTCCGCGTCCTTCGGCGCAACCATCGGCCAGAACGGCTGCGCGGGCCTTTACCCGGCAATGCTGGCCGTTATGGTGGCACCAACCGTGGGTATCAACCCGCTGGATCCGGTCTGGATTGCAACCCTGGTGGGTATTGTGACCGTTAGCTCCGCAGGCGTTGCGGGCGTGGGCGGGGGTGCAACCTTCGCCGCGCTGATCGTCCTACCAGCCATGGGGCTGCCGGTAACGCTGGTCGCGCTGCTGATTTCCGTCGAGCCGCTGATTGATATGGGTCGTACCGCGCTGAACGTCAGCGGTTCAATGACCGCCGGGACCATCACCAGCCAATTGATGAAGCAGACCGACAAAGAGATTCTGAACAGTGAAGAAGAAGTGGAATTAGCCCACCGTTAA
- a CDS encoding fructosamine kinase family protein, with amino-acid sequence MWQAIRHLLSEQLGDAEIEQRTELPGGEIHAAWHIRYAGHEIFVKCDEREMLPIFTAEADQLELLSRSKTVRVPKVWGLGSDRDYSFLLLEYLPAKPLDAHNAFLLGQQLARLHQWSDQPQFGLDFDNDLSTTPQPNAWQRRWSTFFAEQRIGWQLEMAAEKGIDYGDIDLIVDFVQQALASHQPQPSLLHGDLWSGNCALGPDGPFIYDPACYWGDRECDLAMLPLHSDQPPQIYDGYQSVSPLPSGFLERQPIYQLYTLLNRAILFGGQHLVTAQKALERVLAA; translated from the coding sequence ATGTGGCAAGCCATCCGTCATTTGTTAAGCGAGCAGTTGGGCGACGCAGAAATCGAGCAACGCACTGAGCTACCCGGCGGCGAAATTCATGCAGCCTGGCATATTCGTTATGCCGGTCATGAGATTTTCGTCAAATGCGATGAGCGGGAAATGCTGCCCATCTTTACCGCCGAAGCAGACCAGCTGGAGCTGCTGTCGCGCAGTAAAACGGTCAGAGTGCCCAAAGTTTGGGGGCTGGGCAGCGACAGGGATTACAGTTTTTTGCTGCTGGAATACCTGCCGGCTAAGCCGCTGGACGCCCATAACGCTTTTCTTCTCGGCCAACAGCTGGCCCGGCTTCATCAATGGAGCGACCAGCCACAGTTTGGTCTCGACTTTGACAACGACCTTTCCACCACCCCGCAGCCCAACGCCTGGCAGCGCCGCTGGTCAACTTTCTTCGCCGAACAGCGCATTGGCTGGCAGCTGGAAATGGCGGCAGAAAAAGGCATCGACTACGGCGATATCGATCTGATTGTTGATTTCGTTCAGCAGGCGCTGGCCTCGCACCAGCCGCAGCCTTCGCTGCTGCACGGTGACCTGTGGTCAGGTAATTGTGCGCTGGGGCCTGACGGACCGTTTATTTACGATCCGGCCTGTTATTGGGGCGACCGCGAGTGCGACCTGGCCATGCTGCCGCTGCACAGCGACCAGCCGCCACAAATCTACGACGGATATCAATCGGTCTCGCCGCTGCCTTCGGGCTTCCTCGAGCGTCAGCCCATTTACCAGCTTTACACCCTGCTTAACCGGGCAATTCTGTTTGGCGGGCAGCATCTGGTCACGGCGCAAAAAGCGCTGGAACGCGTGTTAGCAGCCTGA
- a CDS encoding metal-dependent hydrolase, producing MTAEGHLLFSIACAVFAKNAELTPVLAQGDWWHIVPSAILTCLLPDIDHPKSFLGQRLSWISKPVARMCGHRGFTHSLFAVFAGLALFYLKVPESWVIPADALQGMVLGYLSHILADMLTPAGVPLLWPCRWRFRFPVVRPQKGNQLERALCMALFGLAVWMPQSLPENGAVRWSSQMINSLQTTFNSFITHQSGH from the coding sequence ATGACGGCGGAAGGCCACCTGCTCTTTTCTATTGCCTGCGCAGTTTTTGCCAAAAACGCCGAGCTGACGCCCGTCCTTGCCCAGGGTGACTGGTGGCACATCGTGCCGTCTGCCATTCTGACCTGCCTGCTGCCGGACATTGACCACCCGAAATCCTTCCTGGGCCAGCGGTTAAGCTGGATCTCAAAGCCCGTGGCACGAATGTGCGGCCACCGGGGGTTCACCCACAGCCTGTTTGCGGTGTTTGCCGGGCTGGCGCTGTTTTATCTCAAAGTGCCGGAAAGCTGGGTTATCCCAGCCGATGCGCTGCAGGGCATGGTTTTAGGCTACCTGAGCCACATTCTCGCCGACATGCTGACGCCCGCTGGCGTTCCGCTGCTGTGGCCCTGCCGCTGGCGCTTTCGTTTCCCCGTAGTCCGGCCGCAAAAAGGCAATCAACTTGAGCGAGCCTTATGCATGGCGCTGTTCGGCCTGGCGGTCTGGATGCCACAAAGCCTGCCCGAAAACGGTGCAGTGCGCTGGTCTTCGCAGATGATAAATTCGCTGCAAACCACCTTTAATAGCTTTATTACCCATCAATCCGGACACTAA
- the cedA gene encoding cell division activator CedA, translating into MKPLRQPNTRPVITYKPRVEPAPPAHAWRVDGFKDVYLLRGQYVAFVLLGDAFRQSPPFTLPESAQRWARQVRQENEV; encoded by the coding sequence ATGAAACCACTACGTCAACCGAACACCCGACCTGTCATTACCTATAAGCCTCGCGTGGAGCCTGCGCCACCCGCGCATGCATGGCGCGTGGACGGGTTTAAAGATGTCTACCTGCTGCGCGGGCAGTATGTGGCATTTGTCTTGTTGGGCGATGCCTTCCGTCAGTCTCCGCCGTTTACCCTACCGGAGTCGGCGCAGCGTTGGGCCAGGCAGGTGCGTCAGGAAAACGAAGTATAA
- the pheM gene encoding pheST operon leader peptide PheM — translation MNAAIFRFFFYFSA, via the coding sequence ATGAATGCTGCTATTTTCCGCTTCTTTTTTTACTTTAGCGCCTGA
- the hxpB gene encoding hexitol phosphatase HxpB, whose protein sequence is MAETRQILAAIFDMDGLLIDSEPLWDRAELDVLKSIGVDITRRNELPDTLGLRIDLVVELWYSRQPWNGPSREEVTARVIERAISLVEEERPLLPGVVEAVKLCKEQGLKVGLASASPLHMLEKVLEMFDLRQYFDAIASAEHLPYSKPHPQVYLDAAAKLGVDPLCCVTLEDSVNGMIASKAARMRSIVVPADENFADPRWCLADVKLPSLVELTATGLKG, encoded by the coding sequence ATGGCCGAAACGCGCCAGATTCTTGCGGCAATTTTTGATATGGATGGACTACTGATTGATTCCGAGCCGCTTTGGGATCGTGCGGAGCTGGACGTGCTGAAAAGCATCGGCGTCGACATTACTCGTCGTAACGAACTGCCCGACACGCTGGGATTGCGCATCGACCTGGTGGTCGAACTGTGGTATTCACGTCAGCCCTGGAACGGGCCCTCACGTGAGGAAGTCACCGCGCGCGTTATCGAGCGTGCAATTTCGCTGGTTGAAGAAGAACGCCCTCTGCTGCCGGGCGTGGTCGAAGCGGTAAAACTGTGCAAAGAACAGGGCCTTAAGGTTGGCCTCGCCTCCGCCTCCCCGCTGCACATGCTGGAAAAAGTGCTTGAGATGTTCGATTTACGCCAGTACTTCGACGCTATCGCCTCCGCTGAACATCTGCCCTACAGCAAACCACATCCGCAAGTTTACCTGGACGCTGCCGCAAAACTGGGTGTCGATCCGCTTTGTTGCGTCACGCTTGAAGACTCGGTCAACGGCATGATCGCGAGCAAAGCCGCGCGCATGCGCTCTATCGTCGTGCCTGCCGACGAAAACTTTGCCGACCCGCGTTGGTGCCTGGCGGACGTCAAGCTCCCTTCTTTGGTTGAGCTCACCGCGACAGGCCTGAAAGGCTAA
- the pheS gene encoding phenylalanine--tRNA ligase subunit alpha — protein MPHLAELVASAKAAINDAQDVAALDNVRVEYLGKKGHLTLQMTTLRELPPEERPAAGAVINVAKEQVQEALNARKADLESAALNERLAAETIDVSLPGRRIENGGLHPVTRTIDRIESFFGELGFTVATGPEIEDDYHNFDALNIPGHHPARADHDTFWFDATRLLRTQTSGVQIRTMKDKQPPIRIIAPGRVYRNDYDQTHTPMFHQMEGLIVDTNINFTNLKGTLHDFLNNFFEEDLQIRFRPSYFPFTEPSAEVDVMGKNGKWLEVLGCGMVHPNVLRNVGIDPEVYSGFAFGMGMERLTMLRYGVTDLRAFFENDLRFLKQFK, from the coding sequence ATGCCACATCTCGCAGAGCTGGTTGCCAGTGCCAAAGCAGCCATAAACGATGCCCAGGATGTTGCCGCGTTAGATAATGTACGCGTCGAATATTTAGGGAAGAAGGGGCACCTGACCCTCCAGATGACCACCCTGCGTGAACTGCCTCCGGAAGAACGTCCGGCAGCGGGCGCGGTGATAAACGTTGCCAAAGAGCAGGTTCAGGAAGCCCTGAATGCCCGTAAAGCTGACCTGGAAAGCGCTGCGCTGAACGAGCGTCTGGCCGCGGAAACTATCGACGTTTCTCTGCCTGGTCGCCGTATCGAGAACGGTGGTTTGCACCCGGTGACCCGCACCATCGATCGTATCGAAAGCTTCTTTGGTGAACTGGGCTTTACCGTGGCGACCGGGCCTGAAATCGAAGATGACTATCATAACTTCGATGCACTGAACATTCCTGGTCACCACCCGGCGCGTGCCGATCACGACACCTTCTGGTTCGATGCAACCCGCCTGCTGCGTACCCAGACTTCCGGCGTGCAGATCCGCACCATGAAAGACAAACAGCCGCCAATTCGCATTATCGCCCCGGGCCGCGTCTATCGTAACGACTACGATCAGACCCACACCCCGATGTTCCACCAGATGGAAGGCCTGATCGTTGATACCAATATCAACTTCACCAACCTGAAGGGCACGCTGCACGATTTCCTGAATAACTTCTTCGAAGAAGACCTGCAGATTCGCTTCCGCCCGTCCTACTTCCCGTTCACCGAACCGTCTGCGGAAGTGGACGTGATGGGCAAAAACGGCAAGTGGCTGGAAGTGCTGGGCTGCGGCATGGTGCATCCGAACGTCCTGCGTAACGTCGGCATTGACCCGGAAGTTTATTCCGGCTTCGCCTTCGGCATGGGCATGGAGCGTCTGACCATGCTGCGCTACGGCGTGACCGATCTGCGTGCATTCTTCGAAAATGATTTACGTTTCCTCAAACAGTTCAAATAA
- a CDS encoding YniB family protein, with amino-acid sequence MTYQQAGRIAILKRVAGWVIFIPALLSTVISVLKFMYQHSEKQPGIDAVMMDFAHVMIEMMRFNTPFLNLFWYNSPQPDFNGQINLFFWLIYALIFIGLALQDSGARMSRQAKFLREGVQDQLILEQAKGPDGLSKAQLDAKVIVPHHTILLQIFPLYILPVIIIVVGYFFFKLLGFL; translated from the coding sequence ATGACGTATCAACAAGCTGGACGCATTGCGATTTTAAAGCGCGTGGCGGGCTGGGTGATTTTTATCCCGGCGCTGCTGTCGACCGTGATTTCGGTCCTGAAGTTTATGTATCAGCACAGCGAAAAACAGCCGGGCATTGACGCCGTGATGATGGATTTTGCCCACGTGATGATCGAGATGATGCGGTTTAATACGCCGTTCCTGAATCTTTTCTGGTACAACTCGCCGCAGCCGGACTTTAACGGCCAGATAAACCTCTTCTTTTGGCTGATTTACGCGTTAATTTTCATCGGGCTGGCGCTGCAGGATTCAGGGGCTCGTATGAGTCGCCAGGCAAAATTCCTGCGTGAGGGCGTGCAGGATCAGCTGATCCTCGAACAGGCCAAAGGGCCGGATGGGCTCAGCAAAGCGCAGCTCGACGCGAAGGTGATTGTTCCCCACCACACCATCTTGCTGCAGATTTTCCCGCTCTATATCCTGCCGGTGATTATTATCGTGGTGGGCTACTTCTTCTTTAAGCTGCTCGGCTTTTTATAA
- the rplT gene encoding 50S ribosomal protein L20, translating into MARVKRGVIARARHKKILKQAKGYYGARSRVYRVAFQAVIKAGQYAYRDRRQRKRQFRQLWIARINAAARQNGISYSKFINGLKKASVEIDRKILADIAVFDKVAFTALVEKAKAALA; encoded by the coding sequence ATGGCTCGCGTAAAACGTGGTGTAATCGCACGTGCTCGTCACAAAAAAATCCTCAAACAAGCTAAAGGCTACTATGGTGCGCGTTCTCGCGTATACCGCGTTGCCTTCCAGGCTGTTATCAAAGCTGGTCAGTACGCTTACCGCGACCGTCGTCAACGTAAACGTCAGTTCCGCCAGCTGTGGATTGCACGTATCAACGCTGCAGCTCGTCAGAACGGTATCTCTTACAGCAAATTCATCAACGGCCTGAAAAAAGCCTCTGTTGAAATCGACCGTAAGATCCTGGCTGACATCGCCGTATTCGACAAAGTGGCATTCACTGCCCTGGTTGAAAAAGCGAAAGCAGCTCTGGCATAA
- a CDS encoding DUF481 domain-containing protein has translation MKLLKTVPVAVLLTGGAFFSHFAVADDSVFTVMDDPTTAKKPFEGNLNAGYLAQAGNTKSSNLTANTNMTWYNTATAWSIWGNASNTSSNDVRSSEKYSAGGRGRYNMTDYDYLFGQASWLTDRYNGYHARDVFTAGYGRQLLNGPVHSLRVEFGPGVRYDEFVDGGNETQALGYASATYNWQLTDNAKFIQGVSVLGSNDTTVNSETALDVAISEHFGLKVGYNVTWNSDPPSSAPNHTDRRTQITLGYKM, from the coding sequence ATGAAGCTTTTAAAGACAGTGCCGGTTGCGGTTTTACTCACCGGTGGAGCGTTCTTTAGCCACTTCGCAGTGGCAGATGACTCAGTATTTACTGTCATGGATGACCCGACTACCGCGAAGAAACCCTTCGAAGGTAATCTGAATGCAGGCTATCTTGCGCAGGCAGGCAATACCAAAAGTTCCAACTTGACTGCTAACACCAATATGACCTGGTACAACACGGCTACCGCCTGGTCAATTTGGGGTAACGCCAGTAACACCTCTTCCAACGACGTGCGTTCTTCTGAGAAATACTCAGCGGGTGGGCGTGGTCGTTACAACATGACTGACTATGACTATCTCTTTGGTCAGGCAAGCTGGTTGACCGACCGATACAACGGCTATCATGCGCGCGATGTCTTCACCGCGGGTTATGGTCGTCAGTTGCTGAACGGCCCGGTTCACAGTCTGCGTGTGGAATTCGGTCCTGGTGTGCGTTATGACGAATTTGTCGATGGCGGGAATGAGACTCAGGCGCTGGGCTATGCGTCTGCGACTTATAACTGGCAGCTGACCGACAACGCCAAGTTTATTCAGGGCGTGTCCGTGCTGGGCAGTAACGACACCACGGTCAACTCCGAAACGGCGCTGGACGTGGCTATCAGTGAACACTTTGGCCTGAAAGTGGGCTATAACGTGACCTGGAACTCCGATCCGCCGTCTTCTGCACCAAACCATACCGACAGACGTACGCAAATTACGCTCGGGTATAAGATGTAA
- the pfkB gene encoding 6-phosphofructokinase II has translation MTAIFTLTLAPSLDSATVTEQIYPEGKLRCSSPVFEPGGGGINVARAIAHLGGHATAIFPVGGATGHHLRALLIEEQVTVDTAETKDWTRQNLHVHTESTGEQYRFVMPGAALSDEEFGQLEQKALAIPKGDILVISGSLPPGVAVKKLCQLVKAAQEKGIRCIVDSSGEALAATLKLGNIELVKPNQKELSALVQRELTQPDDVRAAAQHLVDSGQAKRVVVSLGPQGALAVDAHECVHVVPPPVKSQSTVGAGDSMVGAMTLKLAERAPLLDIVRYGVAAGSAATLNKGTRLCSLENTQKIYTWLQG, from the coding sequence ATGACCGCTATCTTTACACTCACCCTAGCCCCTTCCCTCGACAGCGCCACCGTCACGGAGCAAATTTATCCAGAAGGGAAACTGCGCTGCAGCTCGCCCGTATTTGAACCCGGTGGGGGCGGTATCAATGTCGCCCGCGCTATAGCCCATCTGGGAGGTCACGCCACGGCGATATTCCCGGTCGGCGGCGCAACAGGGCACCATTTACGCGCGCTGCTGATTGAAGAGCAGGTAACTGTCGATACCGCTGAGACAAAAGACTGGACCCGTCAGAACCTGCACGTCCACACGGAATCTACCGGCGAACAGTATCGGTTTGTGATGCCAGGCGCAGCGCTGTCGGATGAAGAATTCGGGCAACTCGAACAAAAAGCCCTTGCCATTCCCAAAGGCGATATCCTGGTCATCAGCGGAAGCTTGCCGCCGGGCGTTGCCGTTAAAAAGCTTTGCCAACTGGTCAAAGCCGCGCAGGAAAAAGGCATTCGCTGCATCGTGGACAGCTCGGGCGAAGCGCTGGCCGCCACGCTGAAATTAGGCAATATTGAGCTGGTGAAGCCCAATCAAAAAGAGCTCAGCGCATTAGTCCAGCGTGAGCTTACGCAGCCTGACGACGTTCGCGCCGCCGCTCAGCATCTTGTCGACAGTGGCCAGGCAAAACGCGTTGTTGTTTCGCTCGGGCCACAGGGGGCGCTGGCGGTGGATGCACACGAGTGCGTGCACGTCGTGCCCCCGCCGGTAAAAAGCCAAAGTACCGTTGGTGCCGGAGACAGCATGGTCGGCGCCATGACGCTGAAGCTGGCTGAACGCGCACCGCTGCTGGATATCGTCCGCTATGGCGTTGCCGCCGGCAGCGCGGCTACGCTTAATAAAGGCACCCGTCTCTGCTCGCTTGAAAATACGCAGAAGATCTATACATGGCTGCAAGGCTAA
- the infC gene encoding translation initiation factor IF-3: MKGGKRVQPARPNRINREIRATEVRLTGIDGEQIGIVSLNEALEKAEEAGVDLVEISPNAEPPVCRIMDYGKFLYEKSKSSKEQKKKQKVIQVKEIKFRPGTDDGDYQVKLRSLVRFLEEGDKAKITLRFRGREMAHQQIGMEVLNRVRDDLSELAVVESFPTKIEGRQMIMVLAPKKKQ, encoded by the coding sequence ATTAAAGGCGGAAAAAGAGTTCAACCGGCGCGTCCTAATCGCATTAACAGAGAGATTCGTGCCACTGAGGTTCGTCTGACCGGTATTGATGGCGAGCAGATTGGTATTGTCAGTCTGAATGAAGCTTTGGAAAAAGCCGAAGAGGCCGGGGTTGATTTAGTAGAAATCAGTCCAAACGCCGAACCGCCTGTTTGCCGCATCATGGACTACGGCAAGTTCCTCTACGAGAAAAGCAAATCTTCTAAGGAACAGAAGAAAAAGCAAAAAGTTATTCAGGTTAAGGAAATTAAATTCCGACCTGGCACCGATGATGGCGACTACCAGGTAAAACTCCGCAGCCTGGTTCGCTTTCTGGAAGAGGGAGATAAAGCTAAGATCACGCTGCGTTTCCGCGGTCGTGAGATGGCTCACCAACAGATTGGTATGGAAGTGCTTAACCGCGTCCGTGACGATCTGAGTGAACTGGCAGTGGTCGAATCCTTCCCTACGAAGATCGAAGGCCGCCAGATGATCATGGTGCTTGCTCCGAAGAAGAAACAGTAA
- the ghoS gene encoding type V toxin-antitoxin system endoribonuclease antitoxin GhoS, with translation MSDVERYVITVQFEDRSLADINELNNQLTLGGFSPTLTDDEGKIHELGPGSFGLISTLDEREVETLAKGLGNVALGTEPDVIVSRWEVWQKQKP, from the coding sequence ATGAGCGATGTTGAACGCTATGTGATAACGGTACAATTTGAAGATCGAAGCCTTGCCGACATCAACGAGCTGAACAACCAGCTAACCCTGGGCGGCTTCTCACCTACCCTCACCGATGACGAAGGGAAAATACACGAACTTGGGCCAGGCAGTTTTGGGCTAATCAGTACGCTGGATGAACGTGAGGTGGAAACGCTGGCCAAAGGACTGGGCAACGTGGCGCTGGGAACAGAACCTGACGTCATAGTCAGCCGTTGGGAAGTCTGGCAGAAACAAAAGCCATAA